The Longimicrobiales bacterium genome contains the following window.
TCCCATCGTCTCGATCTTCTTCGCGATGGGCGGTGTCGTCGAGAACATGCAGGAAGAGATCATCCCACTCATACCGGTTCTGATCATCCTGACGCGCAGGCTCGGATTCACCCCACTCGTGGCCGTCGCGATGAGTGCGGGGGCAGCTTTCGTCGGCTCGGCATTCAGCCCGATCAATCCCTTCCAAGTCACCATCGCCCAACAGTTAGCGGAACTGCCGGCCTTGTCGGCGGCAGGATTCCGCATCGTCTTCCTGCTCCTCGCGCTCACCTTCTGGGTCAGCATGACCATGCGCTATGCGGCCCGCACCAGAGGCGCCTCTGAGGCAGTCTCAGACTCGGATGAAGAGGGAGTCACCGGGGCGGACTGGGGCATCTTCGGGCTCGTCGGGGCGACGTTCGTGCTCATCGTTGTCGGGATGCTTCAATGGGGTTGGGGCTTCGACCAACTATCGGCGGCATTCTTTATTATGGGACTCATCGTCGGCGGCCTCGCCAAGATGGGCATGTCCGGCACCGCCGAGGCATATGTGAAGGGGTTCCGAGGAATGGCCTACGCGGGAATCCTGATCGGGTTCGCGCGCGCCATCTACGTCGTGCTCCAGGACGGACGCATCGTGGACACGATCGTCCACGGCATGTTCACACCGCTCGAAGGCCTCCCGGTCCTGGCATCGAGTCTCGGAATGATCGTGGCCCAGGCAGCCATCCACGTCCCGGTGCCCAGTGTCAGCGGCCAAGCCGTGTTGACCATGCCTGTGCTCGTGCCGTTGTCCGATCTCCTTGGAATGTCGCGACAGGTCACGGTGCTCGCATACCAGTACGGCGCCGGACTTTGCGACTTGATCACGCCAACAAACGGTGCCCTCATGGCGATACTCGCCTCCGCCGGCGTGCCTTACGAAGACTGGATAAAGTTCACCGTGCCGCTGTATGGCGGGCTCATCGCATTGGGTGCAATCTCGATCGCGATCGCTCTAGCGATCGGGTTGGCCTAGGGTCAGGTGCAGCATCGACAGTGACGTTGTGATACCCGTCGTCGCCGTGGTCGCCTCACACGCCGGCCAGTACCTGGTCGGCCGACGCCCCTACGAGAAGCAACACGGAGGGCTCTGGGAATTCCCGGGCGGCAAGGTCGATCCCGGAGAGACCCTACTAGAGGCGGCCCACCGGGAGGTCGCAGAGGAACTCGCCATGGAAGTGACATCCGTCGGAGAGACACTCTTCGTGGGCCGTGACAGCGGGAGCCCCTTCGAGATTCACTTCGTCGAGGTCACGCTGTCGGGAGAGCCCGTCGCCCTCGAACACATCGACTTGGGCTGGTTCACCCCAAAAACACTGCGCACCATGCCCCTGGCCCCGTCCGACGCCGCGTTCGTCGAGTGGGTCGCCGCAACCACCTGAGCGGGCTCCGGCCATTCGGTGCTACTTCTGCTTGAACGCTCTCATGAGGTCAGCAGCCCGGGCCTTTGGGATCTCACTCTTCAAGCCATCCTGGGTCGCAGCCCCCCTCCCGATCACGGCACCCTCATGACGGATCGCGACAGGCCCCAGAATGTCTTCGGAGAGCCCTACGGGTTCACGCGCTACCAAACTCTGCAACTCCTCAGACGTCACGGTCTGGACTCGGTTCGATAAGGCGTCCCCAAGCCAACGGAGAAGGTCGTTGGTCGGTCGCGCCCGACCTCGAGAGTCGAAGTCCACGGCTCTGAAACCCACTGAGATAGGGCGCCACGGACCTTCCTTCCACGCAGGAAATGGCCATTCCTGGAGCGTGTGAAGCCACAGACGCCCACCCCTCAGAATGAAACTTGAGTCATCAAAGACCTCGGGTGGAACGCCGAATCGACCCGTCAGCTCGTCCGTAGCAGCACGCACGAGATCGGCGGCGACCGCGTCGTCGGCTTGTTCGCCGGGAGTCGCAAAAAACGTAGGCGGCGCACTCCACCAGCCTTCATCCGCTACGCTTCCGTCGTCCAACTTCGTCAGCTTCGCGATGAAGAGACCCCCAGAATCGAGGTGATGCGGATAAATCCGCACCGCGCCCTCAAGCCGACTGTCGTAGCGCGTATCCCCGAAGGACGTGAGCCCGCGGGCGTGCGGAACCGGCGGTTCGATCGGCTCTAGTTCCACCGGCTGTGTACGCAGTGCGTGGTCGACGACCGCTTCGTTCTCCTCTGGTGCAAAGGTGCACGTGACGTAGAGAATCGTGCCGCCCGGCCGCGTCACACGAATGGCTTTCTCGAGCAGACCGCGTTGCGCGCCTGTCACGTATCCCTTGAACGACTTGGACTGGAAGGGCGCCTTGCCCCCACTCCTCCGGAGCGTGCCCTCCCCAGAGCATGGAGCGTCGACCAAGACACGATCGAAGGAAGCCTCTTCCGGAAAGTCACGTCCGTCGCCCGAGACGACGAAGATGTTCGGGTGTCCCAAGCGGTAAACATTTCCGAGGAGGCCGCGTATGCGGCTCTCGCTGATCTCTCCCGCCACCAGGCACCCGGTGTCGCCCATGAGGTCGGCGGCATGGGTTGTTTTCCCTCCGGGCGCCGAACACAGGTCTAGGACACGCTCGCCCGGCTTCGGGTCTAGCAGAGGAGCCGCCACCCCAGTCGATGCCTGCTGCACGTAGAACAACCCTAGCCAGTGCTCTACGGTGGCCGAGATCGCGGTGGGTCCGTCCGCGACTTCGAAGAAGCCCTCGAGCCCTGGCTTCGGCACGACGCGGAAGCCCTGAGCAGCCAGTCGCTCGACCAGCGCTTCTGGCGAGATTCGGCCCGTGCGGGTCCGAATCACAGAAGGCTCAGGACGTCCGGCGGCCTCGGTGAAGGCGGCCCAGTCGTCCACGACGTCCCGATACCGCTCTAGGTCGACCGCCTGCCGACGGGGTGGCCGCGGATTGCGGCCCCTAGAACGGGAGAAGGCCTTCGTCCGTTTCGTCTTCTTCTCGGACGAGCGTCAGGATGGCGGCCTGAGGAACCACTAAGTACCGAATCCCTTCGAACGTGATCTCGACCGCGGCATTCCGGAAGAAAATCGCATAATCCCCCAGACGGGCCTGAAGCGGGACGTACCTAGGCTCCGGCGAACCGATCTTCCAAGGCTCGTTCCCGAGCTCCGTGGGCGCCGACACCGCATTCCCCGGACCGGTGGCCCGCACAATCCCGCCTTGAACCGGCTGGCTGTCCACCGCCGTGGCGGGGAGGTACAGCCCGACTTTGGTGCGGTCTTCACCTTCTTCCGGCTCGATCAAGACACGATCGCCGACAACGATGAGACGCTTCTTTGAATCCGTCATGGTGACCCTCGTAGGGTCCAGCGCACAGGCGCCGGAGTGGGCAGGTAAGGTCGACCCAATACCCCCTCCACTCAAGAGGACTCGGCGAGCGGGCTCGCTCCTTACTCGTCAGTTGGGCCCCGGGCGGTGCATGCGCACGCTGACCCTCACTTCTCGGGCCCGCGATGCGACGCCTTCAGAGGTCGCACCCAAGAGTCGATCCACGGAAAAACCCTCTACCGCCAGGGCACCAAAGGCGGCCCCGCTGGCCATGGCTTCTTCCATACCCAACCGATCAGGCCAACTCCGGGCCAAAGCCTCCACGAGTCCACCTGCGAAAGCGTCCCCAGCTCCGGTGGGATCGATGACCTGACTGGGCCGGGCCCCGGAAGCAAGAACAGCACGATCGTGACCAAACGCGATCGCACCCTCTTTCCCCCGTTTCACGACCACCCAAGAACACCCCGCCTCGAGTAGCGTTCGCACCCCACTCTCGCTCTTCCCGTTCCCCAGAAGCACGGCCTCTTCTTCATTGAGCAGGACGACGTCCGCGCTACGCGCCACCAGTTCAAAGTCGGAGCGCCGGTCCCGAATCCAGTGAGCCATGGTGTCTAAGACCACAAAGTCCGGCGTTCCTGCTGAAGCCAAGACCGCGGCCTGGATCGAGGGGTCGGTGCTGCCCAAAAAGAGCGCCCTCGGGTCCTTCTGCCCTGTATCGAGTCCAGGTGCGGCCCGGAGAGCGGTCTCCCGATTCGTCCCGAGGGTCTCACGCGACCCGTCGGGCGCATAACGCACCTGCCACTTGAAGGTCTCCCCCGGATGCCGTTCGATCCCGTCGGTTCCGATGCCTGCATCCCTGAGCCGATCCAGATGCCCCTGCGGAAAGTCCTCGCCGACCACACCCAGCAGTTCAACAGCACATGAGACCCGTGCCGCTGCTCCGAAGTACGGGGCGGACCCACCGAGCACATCCTTGGCACTCTTCGCACCGCTCTCGATCGTATCCAAGGAGACGGTGCCCACAGCCAAGACCGCGGGTGCGGTCATACGAGCACGCCGGCAAAGGCTGCGGTCAAAAGCGCGGCGAGGAGCCCCGCGAACATGGCCTTCACGCCGAGTCGGGCGAGATCGTGCCTCCGTTCAGGTGCGAGCTCCCCTACCCCGGCGATCGTCATCGCCACGGACCCGAAGTTGGCGAACGTCGCCAAAGCGTAGATCGAGATCACCAGCGAACGCGCCTGGAGCTCCGTCCCAGCCGCGAGCACGCCCTCGAGTTGGACAAACGCGACGAATTCGTTGACGACAAAATCCACCCCGATCAGCTGACCGACGATGGTGGCATCGACCCAAGGTATGCCAAGCATCCATGCCACCGGCGCCAGCAACCAGCCGAGCATCATCTCGATCGTCAGTCCGTCGATGCCCACGAGCCCACCGGCCCACCCGACGATGCCGTTGGCCATCATGATCAGCGCCACGAAGGCAATCAGCATGGCCCCGACAACGAGCGCCAGGCGAAGCCCCTCTGACGCACCGCGCGCGGCCGCATCGATGACGTTTACGTCAGGATTCTCGACGGTGGTCTCGAGCGAATCCGCAGTGACCGGAGTGCCCGTTTCAGGAACCAGAAGCTTCGCCATGACGAGGGCCGCAGGAGCCGACATGATCGACGCTGCGATGAGGTGTCCGGCCGCCTCTGGCTGGTACGGCAGCAACATCCCAGCGTAGGCTGCGAGCACCCCTCCACTGATCGTCGCCATCCCTGCAGTCATCAGCGCCATCAACTCGGACTCGGTCATCTTCGCGATGAACGGCTTCACAACCAGGGGCGCCTCCATCAGCCCCACGAAAATGTTCGAGGCCGCACACAACGTCTCGGCTCCAGACGTCCGCATGGTCCGCTGCATAACCCAGGCAATCCAGCGCACGACGGCCTGCATGATCCCAAGGTGATACATCACGGTCATGAGAGCCGACACAAAGATGATGTTCGGGAAGATGCGGAAGGCGAAGAACGCGCCCGTGCGGGCGACTGAACCCGCCTCAGGACTAAAAAGCCCGTTCGCATCGACCGTCCCTACCGGCACGTTGTCCGACACGAGATTGCCGAAGACGAATCGGCCACCCTGCTCCGCATAACCGAGCACCGCCCGGACGAGGCCGTTCATCCAATC
Protein-coding sequences here:
- a CDS encoding nucleoside transporter C-terminal domain-containing protein; the protein is MTALSLLFQDPAFAATAPARVRAAVGAVMLIGVAWGLSSSRDRVSWRLVGWGLGLQLAFAFLVLQTPFGVAFFDWMNGLVRAVLGYAEQGGRFVFGNLVSDNVPVGTVDANGLFSPEAGSVARTGAFFAFRIFPNIIFVSALMTVMYHLGIMQAVVRWIAWVMQRTMRTSGAETLCAASNIFVGLMEAPLVVKPFIAKMTESELMALMTAGMATISGGVLAAYAGMLLPYQPEAAGHLIAASIMSAPAALVMAKLLVPETGTPVTADSLETTVENPDVNVIDAAARGASEGLRLALVVGAMLIAFVALIMMANGIVGWAGGLVGIDGLTIEMMLGWLLAPVAWMLGIPWVDATIVGQLIGVDFVVNEFVAFVQLEGVLAAGTELQARSLVISIYALATFANFGSVAMTIAGVGELAPERRHDLARLGVKAMFAGLLAALLTAAFAGVLV
- a CDS encoding co-chaperone GroES family protein; translated protein: MTDSKKRLIVVGDRVLIEPEEGEDRTKVGLYLPATAVDSQPVQGGIVRATGPGNAVSAPTELGNEPWKIGSPEPRYVPLQARLGDYAIFFRNAAVEITFEGIRYLVVPQAAILTLVREEDETDEGLLPF
- a CDS encoding NUDIX domain-containing protein; protein product: MIPVVAVVASHAGQYLVGRRPYEKQHGGLWEFPGGKVDPGETLLEAAHREVAEELAMEVTSVGETLFVGRDSGSPFEIHFVEVTLSGEPVALEHIDLGWFTPKTLRTMPLAPSDAAFVEWVAATT
- a CDS encoding NOL1/NOP2/sun family putative RNA methylase, with the protein product MDDWAAFTEAAGRPEPSVIRTRTGRISPEALVERLAAQGFRVVPKPGLEGFFEVADGPTAISATVEHWLGLFYVQQASTGVAAPLLDPKPGERVLDLCSAPGGKTTHAADLMGDTGCLVAGEISESRIRGLLGNVYRLGHPNIFVVSGDGRDFPEEASFDRVLVDAPCSGEGTLRRSGGKAPFQSKSFKGYVTGAQRGLLEKAIRVTRPGGTILYVTCTFAPEENEAVVDHALRTQPVELEPIEPPVPHARGLTSFGDTRYDSRLEGAVRIYPHHLDSGGLFIAKLTKLDDGSVADEGWWSAPPTFFATPGEQADDAVAADLVRAATDELTGRFGVPPEVFDDSSFILRGGRLWLHTLQEWPFPAWKEGPWRPISVGFRAVDFDSRGRARPTNDLLRWLGDALSNRVQTVTSEELQSLVAREPVGLSEDILGPVAIRHEGAVIGRGAATQDGLKSEIPKARAADLMRAFKQK
- a CDS encoding AbgT family transporter, with amino-acid sequence MSESKRRFSVPHPLVLLTGCVILAAMASYVLPAGEFDRRDDPITGRSVVVAGTYHEVESNPVNLFDAIVALPRGMADAADVIFLVFLIGGAFTVIDETGALRRGVTSLIRKLKGRDLLVIPIVSIFFAMGGVVENMQEEIIPLIPVLIILTRRLGFTPLVAVAMSAGAAFVGSAFSPINPFQVTIAQQLAELPALSAAGFRIVFLLLALTFWVSMTMRYAARTRGASEAVSDSDEEGVTGADWGIFGLVGATFVLIVVGMLQWGWGFDQLSAAFFIMGLIVGGLAKMGMSGTAEAYVKGFRGMAYAGILIGFARAIYVVLQDGRIVDTIVHGMFTPLEGLPVLASSLGMIVAQAAIHVPVPSVSGQAVLTMPVLVPLSDLLGMSRQVTVLAYQYGAGLCDLITPTNGALMAILASAGVPYEDWIKFTVPLYGGLIALGAISIAIALAIGLA
- a CDS encoding PfkB family carbohydrate kinase, which translates into the protein MTAPAVLAVGTVSLDTIESGAKSAKDVLGGSAPYFGAAARVSCAVELLGVVGEDFPQGHLDRLRDAGIGTDGIERHPGETFKWQVRYAPDGSRETLGTNRETALRAAPGLDTGQKDPRALFLGSTDPSIQAAVLASAGTPDFVVLDTMAHWIRDRRSDFELVARSADVVLLNEEEAVLLGNGKSESGVRTLLEAGCSWVVVKRGKEGAIAFGHDRAVLASGARPSQVIDPTGAGDAFAGGLVEALARSWPDRLGMEEAMASGAAFGALAVEGFSVDRLLGATSEGVASRAREVRVSVRMHRPGPN